A single genomic interval of Nonomuraea rubra harbors:
- a CDS encoding SDR family oxidoreductase: protein MILVVGATAHFGRQTVETLAAEGHRVRALSREPGKAGLPAGVEVVRGDLTLEETLAPALSGVDAVFLVLPYGMDAAPLLRATRRAGVRRIVFLSSGAVVDGAGEQPDVIAAYHHGVEQAVKATGAEWTFLRLFFPAINSLSYAMQLGGSDVVRGAYAGATSAPIHEGDVAAVAARVLTGDAHAGKVYELTGPESMTQAEQVGVLGTVLGRPLRFEELDAGPVRAQLGRFMDPAFVNALFDLMEATVGKPAPVGSLVEELTGRPARTYAQWAADHRADFG, encoded by the coding sequence ATGATCCTGGTTGTCGGGGCTACGGCCCACTTCGGCAGGCAGACCGTCGAAACGCTCGCCGCCGAGGGCCACCGGGTCCGGGCCCTGAGCCGCGAGCCGGGGAAGGCCGGGTTGCCCGCGGGCGTCGAGGTCGTGCGCGGTGACCTGACGCTGGAGGAGACGCTGGCCCCCGCGCTGAGCGGGGTGGACGCGGTCTTCCTCGTGCTGCCGTACGGCATGGACGCGGCCCCGCTGCTGCGGGCCACGCGGCGGGCCGGCGTCCGGCGGATCGTGTTCCTGTCGTCAGGGGCCGTGGTCGACGGCGCCGGCGAGCAGCCCGACGTGATCGCCGCCTACCATCACGGGGTCGAGCAGGCCGTCAAGGCCACCGGTGCGGAGTGGACGTTCCTGCGCCTCTTCTTCCCCGCCATCAACTCCCTGTCGTACGCCATGCAGCTCGGCGGCTCCGACGTCGTGCGCGGCGCGTACGCCGGTGCCACCAGCGCCCCCATCCACGAGGGCGACGTCGCCGCGGTGGCGGCCCGGGTGCTGACCGGCGACGCGCACGCGGGCAAGGTGTACGAGCTGACCGGGCCCGAGTCCATGACCCAGGCCGAGCAGGTGGGCGTGCTCGGCACGGTGCTCGGCCGCCCGCTGCGCTTCGAGGAGCTCGACGCCGGGCCGGTCAGGGCGCAGCTGGGCCGATTCATGGACCCGGCCTTCGTCAACGCGCTGTTCGACCTGATGGAGGCCACGGTGGGCAAGCCCGCGCCGGTCGGCTCCCTGGTCGAGGAGCTCACCGGCCGGCCCGCCCGCACGTACGCGCAGTGGGCCGCCGACCACCGCGCCGACTTCGGCTGA
- a CDS encoding GDSL-type esterase/lipase family protein: protein MLITTPITAALLRGALDLERTAHGLLPHRLPARARAQYTDGQLAMAESQPSGVRLALRTRATTVELDTLPTKRVYVGAPPRPDGVYDLLIDGRLTGQATLGDGNTVTIDLATGAAEHRPGPTGTVRFSGLPDRVKDVEIWLPHNETTELVALRTDAPAEPVPDLGRRVWLHHGSSISHGSDAASPSTTWPALAASLSGLELINLGLGGSALLDPFTARAMRDTPADVISVKLGINVVNADLMRLRAFGPAVHGFLDTIREGHPDAPLLVVSALYCPIHEDTPGPGAFDLAALSTGKLRFRATGDPAERAAGKLTLGVIRDELARIVEQRRAEDPNLRYLDGRDLYGEADYAELPLPDELHPDAATHRLIGERFAKLAAF, encoded by the coding sequence ATGCTCATCACCACGCCCATCACCGCCGCCCTCCTGCGCGGCGCCCTCGACCTGGAACGCACCGCGCACGGCCTGCTGCCGCACCGGCTGCCCGCCCGCGCCCGCGCCCAGTACACCGACGGCCAGCTCGCCATGGCGGAGTCACAACCCTCCGGCGTACGGCTGGCCCTCCGCACCCGGGCCACCACCGTCGAGCTGGACACGCTGCCCACCAAGCGGGTCTACGTGGGCGCGCCGCCACGCCCCGACGGCGTGTACGACCTGCTCATCGACGGCCGCCTCACCGGCCAGGCCACTCTCGGCGACGGCAACACGGTGACCATCGACCTGGCCACCGGCGCGGCCGAGCACCGCCCCGGCCCGACCGGCACCGTGCGCTTCTCGGGCCTGCCCGACCGGGTGAAGGACGTCGAGATCTGGCTGCCGCACAACGAGACCACCGAGCTCGTCGCGCTGCGTACGGACGCCCCGGCCGAGCCCGTGCCGGACCTCGGGCGCAGGGTGTGGCTGCACCACGGCAGCTCGATCAGCCACGGCTCCGACGCGGCGAGCCCCAGCACCACGTGGCCCGCGCTGGCCGCCTCCCTGTCCGGCCTGGAGCTGATCAACCTCGGCCTGGGCGGGAGCGCGCTGCTCGACCCGTTCACCGCCCGGGCCATGCGGGACACCCCGGCCGACGTGATCAGCGTCAAGCTCGGCATCAACGTGGTCAACGCCGACCTGATGCGGCTGCGCGCGTTCGGGCCGGCGGTGCACGGCTTCCTCGACACCATCCGCGAGGGCCATCCGGACGCGCCGCTGCTGGTCGTCTCCGCCCTCTACTGCCCCATCCACGAGGACACCCCCGGCCCGGGCGCCTTCGACCTCGCCGCGCTCAGCACCGGCAAGCTGCGCTTCCGCGCCACCGGCGACCCGGCCGAGCGCGCCGCGGGCAAGCTGACGCTGGGCGTCATCCGGGACGAGCTGGCCCGCATCGTCGAGCAGCGGCGGGCCGAGGACCCGAACCTGCGCTACCTCGACGGCCGCGACCTCTACGGCGAGGCCGACTACGCCGAGCTGCCGCTGCCCGACGAGCTCCACCCGGACGCCGCCACCCACCGCCTCATCGGCGAACGCTTCGCCAAGCTCGCCGCCTTCTGA
- the sigJ gene encoding RNA polymerase sigma factor SigJ gives MTMPGTERDGTKRDDRASEVFARHRELLFSIVYNMLGTVGDTEDVLQETWLAWSGKDLERIENHRAYLARIAVNQALAHQSALRRRKETYLGPWLPEPLADDAAEPAVRGESVSIAMLVVLETLTPLERAVFVLHEVFAYRHTEIADMIDRSPAAVRQIAHRAREHVQARRPRARIDRRTHQAVTERFVAAAFGGDLGGLMELLAPDVTLWPDGGGKSAVGGPRPIRGRDKVARTIVAGTRHNEDLELRYRQVNGEPSLVLFSEEGPVAVMVLGLAADGEHVDDVYIISNPDKLATIPDDRDD, from the coding sequence ATGACGATGCCCGGGACGGAGAGGGACGGGACGAAGCGGGACGACAGGGCCTCCGAGGTGTTCGCCCGCCACCGCGAGCTGCTGTTCTCCATCGTCTACAACATGCTCGGCACGGTCGGCGACACCGAGGACGTGCTCCAGGAGACGTGGCTGGCCTGGTCGGGCAAGGACCTGGAGCGGATCGAGAACCACCGCGCCTACCTGGCGCGCATCGCGGTCAACCAGGCCCTGGCCCACCAGAGCGCGCTGCGCAGGCGCAAGGAGACCTACCTGGGCCCGTGGCTGCCGGAGCCGCTGGCCGACGACGCGGCGGAGCCCGCCGTACGCGGGGAGTCGGTGTCGATCGCGATGCTGGTGGTGCTGGAGACGCTCACCCCGCTGGAGCGGGCGGTGTTCGTCCTGCACGAGGTGTTCGCCTACCGGCACACCGAGATCGCCGACATGATCGACCGGAGCCCGGCCGCGGTCCGGCAGATCGCGCACCGGGCCCGGGAGCACGTGCAGGCGCGGCGGCCGAGGGCCCGCATCGACCGGCGTACGCACCAGGCGGTCACCGAGCGGTTCGTGGCGGCCGCGTTCGGCGGCGACCTGGGCGGGCTGATGGAGCTGCTCGCGCCCGACGTCACGCTGTGGCCCGACGGTGGCGGCAAGTCCGCGGTGGGCGGGCCGCGCCCGATCCGCGGCCGGGACAAGGTGGCCCGCACGATCGTCGCGGGCACCCGCCACAACGAGGACCTGGAGCTGCGTTACCGGCAGGTCAACGGCGAGCCCTCGCTGGTGCTGTTCTCGGAGGAGGGGCCGGTCGCCGTGATGGTGCTCGGCCTGGCGGCCGACGGCGAGCACGTGGACGACGTCTACATCATCAGCAATCCGGACAAGCTCGCCACCATCCCGGACGACCGGGACGACTGA
- a CDS encoding ABC transporter ATP-binding protein, which produces MTVLGTREGSGDAPSSRKSSIMLVLRYYFGELKRQWRVAAPALTLPALGNVCLFYLAPLAVAGLVGHLAGGGDGAIGALLPYVLGFGGLLLAGEVFWRLGLHFLNRTDARGIERLGVVGMDELLVKDAAFFHDNFAGSLTKRVLGFSSRFEDFVDTMTFSIMAKLVPLAFASVVLWRYDPLLVVVLLGLIVVTGFLVAPLIRRRQALVDEREAAKVRVSGHVADVLSNMDTVRAFAAEDREAIEHRARIAEQARLSLRSWDYGNLRVDTVVAPMSVLTSAVGLLLAVALRGGLGVEAIIVTFTYYTNTISIMFEFNQIYRRLESVLTEAAQFTELLLEPPTVVDPPDPQPLRPADASVRFERVRFAYAEGPPLFDRLDLDIPSGTRIGLVGQSGGGKSTLTRLLLRLMDIDGGRILIGGQDIARLRQADLRSLIAYVPQEPAMFHRSIRDNIAFARPDATDAEILRAARAAHVTEFAESLPDGFGTLVGERGVKLSGGQRQRLALARAILRDAPILLLDEATSALDSESEILVQEALWRLMEGRTALVVAHRLSTVVRMDRLVVLNKGHIVEQGTHSELLQAQGPYARLWRHQSGGFLIDDDLDDDAPDDDASAEDASDDEGTSDVLAGARDR; this is translated from the coding sequence ATGACTGTGCTCGGGACACGCGAGGGCTCCGGGGACGCACCGTCCTCCCGTAAATCGTCGATCATGCTCGTCCTGCGCTACTACTTCGGCGAGCTGAAGCGCCAGTGGCGGGTCGCCGCGCCCGCGCTGACGCTTCCCGCGCTGGGCAACGTCTGCCTGTTCTACCTGGCGCCGCTCGCGGTGGCCGGGCTCGTGGGGCACCTGGCCGGCGGTGGTGACGGCGCGATCGGCGCGCTGCTGCCGTACGTGCTCGGCTTCGGCGGCCTGCTGCTGGCGGGCGAGGTGTTCTGGCGGCTGGGCCTGCACTTCCTCAACCGCACGGACGCCCGTGGCATCGAACGGCTCGGCGTGGTCGGCATGGACGAGCTGCTCGTCAAGGACGCCGCGTTCTTCCACGACAACTTCGCCGGCTCGCTGACCAAGCGGGTGCTGGGCTTCTCCAGCAGGTTCGAGGACTTCGTCGACACGATGACGTTCTCCATCATGGCCAAGCTGGTGCCGCTGGCCTTCGCCTCGGTGGTGCTGTGGCGCTACGACCCGCTGCTGGTCGTCGTGCTGCTGGGGCTCATCGTCGTCACCGGCTTCCTCGTCGCCCCGCTCATCAGGCGCAGGCAGGCGCTGGTCGACGAGCGCGAGGCCGCCAAGGTCCGGGTGTCGGGGCACGTGGCCGACGTGCTGTCCAACATGGACACGGTCCGCGCGTTCGCCGCCGAGGACCGCGAGGCCATCGAGCACCGCGCCAGGATCGCCGAGCAGGCCAGGCTGTCGCTGCGCTCATGGGACTACGGCAACCTGCGGGTCGACACCGTCGTCGCGCCGATGTCGGTCCTGACCAGCGCCGTGGGCCTGCTGCTGGCGGTGGCGCTGCGCGGCGGCCTGGGCGTGGAGGCCATCATCGTGACCTTCACCTACTACACGAACACGATCAGCATCATGTTCGAGTTCAACCAGATCTACCGGCGGCTGGAGAGCGTGCTCACCGAGGCCGCCCAGTTCACCGAGCTGCTGCTCGAACCGCCCACCGTGGTGGACCCGCCCGACCCGCAGCCGCTGCGGCCGGCCGACGCGAGCGTGCGCTTCGAACGGGTGCGCTTCGCCTACGCCGAGGGCCCGCCCCTGTTCGACCGCCTCGACCTCGACATCCCCAGCGGCACCAGGATCGGGCTGGTGGGCCAGTCCGGCGGCGGCAAGAGCACGCTCACCCGGCTGCTGCTGCGGCTGATGGACATCGACGGGGGCCGCATCCTCATCGGCGGCCAGGACATCGCCCGCCTGCGCCAGGCCGACCTGCGCAGCCTCATCGCGTACGTGCCGCAGGAGCCGGCCATGTTCCACCGGTCGATCCGCGACAACATCGCCTTCGCCCGGCCGGACGCCACCGACGCCGAGATCCTGCGGGCGGCGCGGGCGGCGCACGTCACCGAGTTCGCCGAGTCGCTGCCCGACGGGTTCGGCACGCTGGTGGGGGAGCGCGGCGTCAAGCTCTCCGGCGGCCAGCGGCAGCGCCTCGCCCTGGCCCGCGCCATCCTGCGTGACGCGCCGATCCTGCTGCTGGACGAGGCGACCAGCGCCCTCGACTCCGAGAGCGAGATCCTCGTCCAGGAGGCCCTGTGGCGGCTGATGGAGGGGCGGACCGCGCTGGTGGTCGCCCACCGGCTGAGCACGGTCGTCCGGATGGACCGGCTCGTCGTGCTCAACAAGGGGCACATCGTCGAGCAGGGCACCCACAGCGAGCTGCTGCAGGCGCAGGGGCCGTACGCCCGGCTGTGGCGGCACCAGTCGGGCGGCTTCCTGATCGACGACGACCTCGACGACGACGCCCCGGATGACGACGCCTCAGCCGAGGACGCCTCGGACGACGAGGGGACGTCGGACGTGCTGGCCGGGGCGCGCGACCGCTGA
- a CDS encoding TetR/AcrR family transcriptional regulator has translation MARAGLTTERLVRAGAELADEVGFEQVTVSAVARRFDVKVASLYSHLKSSHDLKTRIALLALEELADRAAEALAGRAGKDALIAFANVYRDYAHEHPGRYAAAQLRLDPETAAASAGVRHAQMTRAILRGYDLSEPDQTHAVRLLGSVFHGYVSLELGGGFSHSAPDTQQTWSRTMDALDALLRNWPAPAP, from the coding sequence ATGGCACGAGCGGGGCTGACCACGGAGCGCCTGGTGCGGGCGGGGGCCGAGCTGGCCGACGAGGTCGGGTTCGAGCAGGTGACGGTCTCGGCCGTGGCCAGGCGGTTCGACGTCAAGGTCGCCAGCCTGTACTCGCACCTGAAGAGCTCCCACGACCTCAAGACCAGGATCGCGCTGCTCGCCCTGGAGGAGCTGGCCGACCGGGCAGCCGAGGCCCTGGCGGGCCGCGCGGGCAAGGACGCCCTGATCGCCTTCGCGAACGTCTACCGCGACTACGCCCACGAGCATCCGGGCCGCTACGCCGCGGCCCAGCTCAGGCTCGACCCGGAGACGGCCGCCGCCAGCGCCGGCGTGCGGCACGCGCAGATGACGCGGGCGATCCTGCGCGGCTACGACCTGTCCGAGCCCGACCAGACCCACGCCGTACGGCTGCTGGGCAGCGTCTTCCACGGCTACGTCAGCCTGGAGCTGGGCGGCGGGTTCAGCCACAGCGCGCCCGACACCCAGCAGACCTGGTCCCGCACCATGGACGCCCTCGACGCCCTCCTCCGCAACTGGCCCGCCCCCGCGCCATGA